One genomic segment of [Limnothrix rosea] IAM M-220 includes these proteins:
- a CDS encoding flippase has translation MPQPQSEPPSLLLQLVRGAGVALVIQIVSSGVIYGSQVLLARWMGAAEYGIYDYVNAVIISFALFAGLGLPSTVLRFVPSYQAHKRWSSLKGIIRSSWLQTVIISLVVTAIASVIWLRLNETRNFEEYVVPMSIGLLATPIVALINLQREIIRGCQKIALAYFPEFILHPFLLACIAGIWQISHTLTSTNALWIFIVSGILIVCVQGFWFLQTLDNSIRDAPPKYEIKQWWGVALPLMLMGGSQIILSQTDTLMIGALLDAKQVGIYGAALKTSAWVKFILMSVNSITAPLIASLYSQGDRRGLQELVSTNARWMFYPALVTAIGLVSFSEPVLQLFGSEFTAAKWALALLIVGQLVNVGSGSVGYLMTMTGHQNQAAKVMFVAAIANAILNWVGIKFFGILGAAFATAFSMSLWNIWLYHLVTKQIGVFPSILDSYRTPSK, from the coding sequence GTGCCCCAACCTCAGTCTGAACCGCCTAGTTTATTGCTCCAGTTAGTCCGAGGAGCAGGCGTTGCTTTAGTCATTCAGATTGTCAGCTCAGGGGTCATTTATGGCTCGCAAGTCCTATTAGCACGCTGGATGGGCGCGGCAGAATACGGCATCTATGACTATGTGAATGCGGTGATTATTTCCTTCGCTTTATTTGCTGGACTTGGCTTGCCCAGCACTGTCTTACGGTTTGTGCCGTCATATCAAGCTCACAAACGTTGGTCATCTTTGAAGGGCATTATTCGCAGCAGTTGGCTCCAGACTGTGATCATCAGCTTGGTTGTTACGGCGATCGCCTCCGTAATTTGGCTCAGGCTAAATGAGACTAGAAATTTTGAAGAATATGTCGTGCCAATGAGCATTGGACTGTTAGCGACTCCGATTGTGGCGTTAATTAATCTCCAACGAGAAATCATCCGTGGCTGCCAAAAAATTGCCTTAGCTTATTTTCCTGAGTTCATTCTTCATCCATTCCTGCTTGCCTGTATTGCTGGGATTTGGCAAATTTCCCACACGCTAACCAGCACCAATGCACTCTGGATTTTTATTGTCTCTGGAATCCTAATTGTGTGTGTACAAGGGTTTTGGTTTTTGCAAACTTTAGATAATTCGATTCGCGATGCCCCGCCAAAATACGAGATTAAACAATGGTGGGGCGTGGCTTTACCCTTAATGCTGATGGGCGGTTCACAAATTATTCTCAGTCAAACCGATACCCTGATGATTGGCGCTCTTCTCGATGCAAAACAGGTAGGGATCTATGGTGCAGCCCTGAAGACATCGGCTTGGGTAAAGTTTATTTTGATGTCCGTCAACTCAATTACCGCTCCGCTCATTGCATCACTCTATAGTCAGGGCGATCGCCGAGGATTGCAGGAGCTTGTCTCTACCAATGCTCGCTGGATGTTTTATCCGGCTTTGGTGACGGCGATTGGTCTCGTGAGTTTTTCAGAACCCGTTTTGCAGTTATTTGGCAGCGAATTTACTGCGGCAAAATGGGCATTGGCGCTTTTGATTGTGGGGCAACTTGTCAATGTTGGCTCTGGCTCGGTCGGTTATCTCATGACGATGACGGGACATCAAAACCAAGCGGCTAAAGTGATGTTCGTCGCGGCGATCGCCAACGCGATTTTGAATTGGGTGGGCATTAAATTTTTCGGGATTCTCGGCGCGGCATTTGCGACGGCTTTTTCCATGAGTCTTTGGAATATTTGGCTTTATCATCTTGTCACCAAACAGATTGGTGTTTTTCCTTCAATTCTTGATAGCTATCGCACCCCGTCAAAATAA